A segment of the Nostoc sp. TCL26-01 genome:
TATTGCAATGGCTAGATCGTTATATCTTTTTTGCGGACAAGGTGCAATTGACTGATATCACAGATGAAACGGCAACTTTGAGTATTATTGGTGCAGAAAGTGACGCTATAGTCGAGAAATTGGGGGCTGGGGCAATTATTGGTCAAGCTTACGGCAACCATATTACAGTTGATGATGTGATCGTTGCAGTCGGTAGTGGCTTGGCTTCCCCAGGATATACCTTGATTTTGCCAGTTTCCCAAAAACAGCAGATATGGGAACAAATTTTAGAGTTAGGTGCAGTGGAATTGAGCGATCGCGCCTGGGATACTATCAGGATATTACAAGGCAGACCAGCCCCAGATGCAGAACTTACTGATGACTACAATCCTTTAGAGGTGGGATTGTGGCAGACTATATCCTTTAGTAAAGGTTGCTATATCGGTCAAGAAACCATCGCCCGTTTGAATACATATAAAGGTGTCAAACAATATCTTTGGGGTATCCATCTCAACGCCCCGGCAACAGT
Coding sequences within it:
- a CDS encoding folate-binding protein YgfZ; amino-acid sequence: MATSAIDGKDAAAIQAATAGVAVCDRSHWGRIRVSDDDRLRFLHNQSTNDFQSLKPGQGCDTVMVTSTARTIDLVSAYICDDDVLLLVSPSRREFLLQWLDRYIFFADKVQLTDITDETATLSIIGAESDAIVEKLGAGAIIGQAYGNHITVDDVIVAVGSGLASPGYTLILPVSQKQQIWEQILELGAVELSDRAWDTIRILQGRPAPDAELTDDYNPLEVGLWQTISFSKGCYIGQETIARLNTYKGVKQYLWGIHLNAPATVGDNIAIGDEKVGKLTSYTQTSDGYFGLGYIRSKAGGVGLKVQVGNTEGEIVAIPFVSHDYP